A window of Patagioenas fasciata isolate bPatFas1 chromosome 5, bPatFas1.hap1, whole genome shotgun sequence contains these coding sequences:
- the ATXN3 gene encoding ataxin-3 isoform X1, with product MESIFHERQEGSLCAQHCLNNLLQGEYFSPVELSSIAQQLDEEERMRMAEGGVSSEEYRTFLQQPSVNMDDSGFFSIQVISNALKVWGLELILFNSPEYQRLGIDPINEKSFICNYKEHWFTVRKLGKQWFNLNSLLMGPELISDTYLALFLAQLQQEGYSIFVVKGDLPDCEADQLLQMIRVQQMQRPKLIGEEAAQSRDQRLLRSDVDQAIEVNHPFDGTGMLDEDEENFQRALALSRQEIDMEDEEADLRRAIQLSMQGSRQSEFSDSLSQNVPQSPHTSQTDALSSEELRRRRRVHFEKQQQQLQQQDQTPKLHDKPTLTSSTPQADPDGDMSEEDMLQAAMNMSLESVRNDLNTEEEK from the exons ATGGAGTCGATCTTTCATGAGCGG CAAGAAGGCTCGTTGTGTGCTCAGCACTGTCTGAATAATTTGTTGCAAGGGGAATATTTTAGTCCTGTTGAGTTATCCTCCATTGCACAGCAGTTGGATGAAGAAGAAAGAATGAGAATGGCAGAGGGAGGAGTGTCTAGTGAAGAATATAGAACATTTTTACAG CAGCCATCTGTAAATATGGATGACAGTGGATTCTTCTCGATTCAA GTTATAAGCAATGCCTTGAAAGTGTGGGGTTTAGAACTAATCCTCTTCAACAGCCCAGAGTATCAGAGGCTTGGGATCGACCCAAT aaatgaaaaatcatttaTTTGTAATTATAAGGAACACTGGTTTACAGTTCGAAAGTTAGGAAAACAG tGGTTTAACTTGAACTCTCTCTTGATGGGTCCAGAACTAATATCAGATACATATCTTGCACTTTTCTTGGCTCAATTACAACAGGAAG gtTATTCCATATTTGTAGTAAAAGGTGACCTGCCAGACTGTGAGGCTGATCAACTGTTGCAGATGATTCGGGTACAGCAGATGCAACGACCAAAACTAATTGGAGAAGAGGCTGCACAGTCAAGAGATCAGAG GTTACTCAGAAGCGACGTGGACCAAGCAATAGAAGTTAACCATCCTTTTGATGGAACAGGCATGTTAGATGAAGATGAAGAGAACTTTCAGAGAGCCCTCGCTCTGAGTAGGCAGGAAATTGATATGGAAGATGAAGAAGCTGATCTTCGCAGAGCCATTCAACTCAGCATGCAAG GTAGCCGTCAAAGTGAGTTCTCGGATTCATTATCACAGAATGTTCCTCAGTCACCTCACACCAGTCAGACAGACGCCCTTTCCTCGGAAGAACTGCGAAGGAGAAGACGAGTGCATTTTGAAAA GCAGCAGCAACAGCTACAGCAACAAGATCAGACCCCAAAGCTACATGATAAGCCAACTCTAACCTCAAGCACTCCACAAGCTGACCCAG atgGCGATATGAGTGAAGAAGACATGCTTCAAGCTGCCATGAATATGTCTCTGGAATCTGTTAGAAACGACTTGAATACAGAAGAGGAGAAATGA
- the ATXN3 gene encoding ataxin-3 isoform X3, translating to MESIFHERQEGSLCAQHCLNNLLQGEYFSPVELSSIAQQLDEEERMRMAEGGVSSEEYRTFLQQPSVNMDDSGFFSIQVISNALKVWGLELILFNSPEYQRLGIDPINEKSFICNYKEHWFTVRKLGKQWFNLNSLLMGPELISDTYLALFLAQLQQEGYSIFVVKGDLPDCEADQLLQMIRVQQMQRPKLIGEEAAQSRDQRLLRSDVDQAIEVNHPFDGTGMLDEDEENFQRALALSRQEIDMEDEEADLRRAIQLSMQGSRQSEFSDSLSQNVPQSPHTSQTDALSSEELRRRRRVHFEK from the exons ATGGAGTCGATCTTTCATGAGCGG CAAGAAGGCTCGTTGTGTGCTCAGCACTGTCTGAATAATTTGTTGCAAGGGGAATATTTTAGTCCTGTTGAGTTATCCTCCATTGCACAGCAGTTGGATGAAGAAGAAAGAATGAGAATGGCAGAGGGAGGAGTGTCTAGTGAAGAATATAGAACATTTTTACAG CAGCCATCTGTAAATATGGATGACAGTGGATTCTTCTCGATTCAA GTTATAAGCAATGCCTTGAAAGTGTGGGGTTTAGAACTAATCCTCTTCAACAGCCCAGAGTATCAGAGGCTTGGGATCGACCCAAT aaatgaaaaatcatttaTTTGTAATTATAAGGAACACTGGTTTACAGTTCGAAAGTTAGGAAAACAG tGGTTTAACTTGAACTCTCTCTTGATGGGTCCAGAACTAATATCAGATACATATCTTGCACTTTTCTTGGCTCAATTACAACAGGAAG gtTATTCCATATTTGTAGTAAAAGGTGACCTGCCAGACTGTGAGGCTGATCAACTGTTGCAGATGATTCGGGTACAGCAGATGCAACGACCAAAACTAATTGGAGAAGAGGCTGCACAGTCAAGAGATCAGAG GTTACTCAGAAGCGACGTGGACCAAGCAATAGAAGTTAACCATCCTTTTGATGGAACAGGCATGTTAGATGAAGATGAAGAGAACTTTCAGAGAGCCCTCGCTCTGAGTAGGCAGGAAATTGATATGGAAGATGAAGAAGCTGATCTTCGCAGAGCCATTCAACTCAGCATGCAAG GTAGCCGTCAAAGTGAGTTCTCGGATTCATTATCACAGAATGTTCCTCAGTCACCTCACACCAGTCAGACAGACGCCCTTTCCTCGGAAGAACTGCGAAGGAGAAGACGAGTGCATTTTGAAAAGTAA
- the ATXN3 gene encoding ataxin-3 isoform X2, whose amino-acid sequence MRMAEGGVSSEEYRTFLQQPSVNMDDSGFFSIQVISNALKVWGLELILFNSPEYQRLGIDPINEKSFICNYKEHWFTVRKLGKQWFNLNSLLMGPELISDTYLALFLAQLQQEGYSIFVVKGDLPDCEADQLLQMIRVQQMQRPKLIGEEAAQSRDQRLLRSDVDQAIEVNHPFDGTGMLDEDEENFQRALALSRQEIDMEDEEADLRRAIQLSMQGSRQSEFSDSLSQNVPQSPHTSQTDALSSEELRRRRRVHFEKQQQQLQQQDQTPKLHDKPTLTSSTPQADPDGDMSEEDMLQAAMNMSLESVRNDLNTEEEK is encoded by the exons ATGAGAATGGCAGAGGGAGGAGTGTCTAGTGAAGAATATAGAACATTTTTACAG CAGCCATCTGTAAATATGGATGACAGTGGATTCTTCTCGATTCAA GTTATAAGCAATGCCTTGAAAGTGTGGGGTTTAGAACTAATCCTCTTCAACAGCCCAGAGTATCAGAGGCTTGGGATCGACCCAAT aaatgaaaaatcatttaTTTGTAATTATAAGGAACACTGGTTTACAGTTCGAAAGTTAGGAAAACAG tGGTTTAACTTGAACTCTCTCTTGATGGGTCCAGAACTAATATCAGATACATATCTTGCACTTTTCTTGGCTCAATTACAACAGGAAG gtTATTCCATATTTGTAGTAAAAGGTGACCTGCCAGACTGTGAGGCTGATCAACTGTTGCAGATGATTCGGGTACAGCAGATGCAACGACCAAAACTAATTGGAGAAGAGGCTGCACAGTCAAGAGATCAGAG GTTACTCAGAAGCGACGTGGACCAAGCAATAGAAGTTAACCATCCTTTTGATGGAACAGGCATGTTAGATGAAGATGAAGAGAACTTTCAGAGAGCCCTCGCTCTGAGTAGGCAGGAAATTGATATGGAAGATGAAGAAGCTGATCTTCGCAGAGCCATTCAACTCAGCATGCAAG GTAGCCGTCAAAGTGAGTTCTCGGATTCATTATCACAGAATGTTCCTCAGTCACCTCACACCAGTCAGACAGACGCCCTTTCCTCGGAAGAACTGCGAAGGAGAAGACGAGTGCATTTTGAAAA GCAGCAGCAACAGCTACAGCAACAAGATCAGACCCCAAAGCTACATGATAAGCCAACTCTAACCTCAAGCACTCCACAAGCTGACCCAG atgGCGATATGAGTGAAGAAGACATGCTTCAAGCTGCCATGAATATGTCTCTGGAATCTGTTAGAAACGACTTGAATACAGAAGAGGAGAAATGA